A single region of the Eremothecium gossypii ATCC 10895 chromosome V, complete sequence genome encodes:
- the PEX10 gene encoding ubiquitin-protein ligase peroxin 10 (Syntenic homolog of Saccharomyces cerevisiae YDR265W (PEX10); 1-intron): MEQDNSVFPFADAPSIVQAHQKDVYIESILGTKLEDALKALKGQLFANRYYQEISIASKILYLGLTTLRERRTLGEEYVDLIYVSRNGMGLVKAWRRLLFVLSYAALPYGLSKLFKRLKRRYEDDTPNKNGILHYLAGLTFKDIMDNALSVHLLVFYLTGGFYQISKRIFGLRYAIGHDVTKEEKEFRKSSSRSYRILGGLVLLQLLAKVQPHVNTMLKMYLKSPTENATNKNGILTNGSPEATARHIELSNPEIFPFISEQSRKCILCLADMTDPSCLPCGHMFCWACVMQWCNERNECPLCRQHCTKQSILQLR; the protein is encoded by the exons ATGGAGCAAGATAATAGTGTGTTTCCTTTTGCAGATGCTCCTAGTATTG TACAAGCTCACCAAAAGGATGTCTACATAGAGTCCATCCTTGGCACGAAGCTTGAGGATGCCCTGAAGGCTCTCAAGGGACAGCTATTTGCCAACAGGTACTATCAGGAGATATCTATTGCCTCTAAGATTCTGTACTTGGGGTTGACTACATTGCGAGAACGCCGCACGCTGGGTGAGGAATACGTGGACCTTATCTATGTGAGTAGAAATGGGATGGGACTAGTGAAGGCATGGCGAAGGCTTTTGTTTGTGCTTTCGTATGCAGCTCTGCCATATGGGCTCTCCAAACTGTTCAAGCGTCTGAAGCGGCGCTACGAGGACGATACCCCAAACAAAAATGGAATTTTGCACTACTTAGCGGGACTTACTTTCAAGGACATTATGGATAATGCATTGAGTGTACATTTATTGGTGTTCTACCTAACGGGAGGATTCTATCAAATATCTAAACGGATTTTCGGTTTACGGTATGCTATTGGCCACGATGTGACCAAAGAGGAGAAAGAATTTAGAAAGTCCAGCTCCAGAAGCTACAGGATACTGGGTGGCCTGGTGCTATTACAGTTGCTAGCGAAAGTCCAGCCACATGTGAATACCATGCTAAAAATGTACCTGAAGTCACCTACTGAAAATGCGACCAACAAAAACGGTATTTTAACCAATGGTTCACCAGAGGCCACCGCGAGGCATATTGAACTCAGCAATCCTGAGATTTTTCCATTTATATCAGAACAATCACGAAAGTGTATTTTGTGCCTGGCAGATATGACTGATCCCAGTTGCTTGCCCTGTGGCCACATGTTTTGTTGGGCTTGCGTCATGCAGTGGTGCAACGAACGAAATGAATGCCCGTTATGCAGACAGCATTGCACAAAACAATCCATCCTTCAACTAAGATAA
- the HEL2 gene encoding E3 ubiquitin-protein ligase HEL2 (Syntenic homolog of Saccharomyces cerevisiae YDR266C) codes for MSQTSRNFRRTQGRKPQTAQTQADSADWNGSGRWRKSSGYASGGGSSAGPPHSPCGDTEEDNGEMTCLICADTLRYVALSPCNHTTCHKCAFRQRALYEKKACLVCRTEHEYLIFTDQIKAEHARFGPRDIVAVDDRYGIQFTSLNAESVTLSLLKYNCPYGDVPEFDLDSFKNYNEHLKNEHKRSICTICARHRKQFPAEMKTLTPNQLKIHNTIGDSKGFTGHPLCGFCSGKRFYSDDELYIHMRERHEKCHICDQVDSTQPQYFKDYDQLFEHFKHSHYICAVRSCLDSKFVVFADDLDLQAHMLKEHPNIMGNKSTISLTAGRRYRSELSSGFTPNVSRAVHETSSSNALALGPSVSPVATAESPEMKRKRLEERARHYLNYSQSEMKLFEQINNDYNNNVISATSVQRRYDQLFRNPEADTHLLLRNFADTFPEGSLKYKELNAIYQAEQEKRERQAKFPSLSTNPWYSAPVVGAAWGKNGGKSSSSRNFPSLSSALTDSYQNVTPQPKKPVPYRPTSPVASSSTQVQNTKRNSNYTPTYLKSKTKGESRAQSNAALFPPLSSPDTKKFRAPPVNELPDPKQWGKSKREPSRSAEALDMSPIESALPTSGKSKGKQKQKQLLFHVGL; via the coding sequence ATGTCACAGACGAGCAGGAACTTCAGGAGAACTCAGGGCAGGAAACCACAAACCGCACAAACACAGGCAGACTCTGCGGATTGGAACGGCAGTGGACGATGGAGAAAGTCATCGGGTTATGCTAGTGGTGGGGGCTCGAGTGCAGGGCCTCCTCATTCTCCCTGTGGCGATACAGAGGAAGATAATGGCGAGATGACATGTTTGATCTGCGCGGACACGCTGAGATACGTGGCATTGTCGCCCTGTAACCATACCACCTGCCATAAATGCGCCTTCCGCCAGCGTGCATTGTATGAGAAGAAAGCCTGTCTGGTGTGCCGTACTGAGCATGAATACCTTATTTTTACCGACCAAATCAAGGCTGAGCATGCCCGTTTTGGACCACGAGACATCGTTGCGGTGGACGACAGGTATGGGATCCAGTTCACCAGCTTGAATGCGGAGTCTGTAACATTAAGCCTATTGAAATATAACTGTCCTTATGGTGATGTCCCGGAATTTGACTTGGATTCGTTCAAGAACTATAACGAACATTTGAAGAATGAGCACAAGCGGAGCATTTGTACTATCTGTGCGCGGCACAGAAAACAATTTCCCGCCGAGATGAAGACGTTAACGCCCAATCAACTTAAGATACATAATACCATCGGCGACAGTAAGGGCTTCACCGGCCATCCGCTGTGTGGTTTCTGTTCTGGGAAACGCTTTTATTCCGATGACGAGCTCTATATCCATATGCGCGAACGTCACGAGAAGTGCCATATTTGCGACCAAGTTGATTCTACCCAACCGCAGTACTTCAAGGATTATGACCAATTGTTTGAACATTTCAAGCACTCGCATTATATCTGTGCTGTTAGGTCGTGCCTAGATTCTAAGTTCGTCGTGTTTGCCGACGATCTGGACCTTCAAGCACATATGCTAAAAGAGCACCCTAACATAATGGGAAACAAGAGTACCATCTCACTGACTGCTGGGCGGCGATACCGATCTGAACTTTCTTCTGGGTTCACTCCAAACGTCTCCCGCGCCGTGCACGAAACGTCCTCGAGCAATGCACTTGCATTGGGCCCGTCTGTGTCTCCAGTAGCGACCGCTGAATCACCTGAGATGAAGCGCAAACGTCTTGAAGAACGTGCGAGACATTATTTGAACTATTCCCAAAGCGAAATGAAGCTATTTGAACAGATAAACAACGACTATAACAATAATGTCATATCGGCCACAAGTGTACAAAGACGGTATGACCAACTTTTTAGAAATCCGGAGGCAGATACACACTTGTTACTTCGCAATTTCGCGGACACTTTCCCGGAGGGTTCCTTGAAGTATAAAGAATTGAATGCTATTTACCAGGCGGAACAGGAGAAGCGTGAACGCCAAGCTAAGTTTCCATCTCTGTCCACCAATCCATGGTATAGCGCACCAGTTGTCGGTGCGGCTTGGGGTAAAAATGGGGGCAAATCATCTAGTTCACGGAACTTCCCTTCTCTGAGCTCTGCCCTGACTGATTCATATCAAAATGTTACACCGCAACCGAAAAAGCCTGTGCCATACAGGCCAACATCGCCTGTAGCATCCTCATCAACGCAGGTGCAAAATACGAAACGCAATTCAAATTACACACCAACTTACCTGAAGAGTAAGACTAAGGGCGAATCTAGAGCACAGTCTAATGCTGCACTGTTTCCACCGCTGTCCTCCCCAGACACTAAGAAGTTCCGTGCTCCTCCGGTCAACGAGTTGCCTGACCCGAAGCAGTGGGGGAAGTCCAAGAGAGAACCGTCGCGTTCCGCTGAGGCCCTAGATATGAGTCCAATAGAAAGTGCCCTGCCAACCAGTGGGAAGAGCAAGGGGAAACAAAAACAAAAACAGTTACTGTTCCATGTAGGTCTCTAA
- the GEP4 gene encoding phosphatidylglycerophosphatase (Syntenic homolog of Saccharomyces cerevisiae YHR100C (GEP4)), whose amino-acid sequence MVFGLNLSGTLNACKLLVNPRLCLPDIVVPTFADLPIPLGPNIKAVVLDKDNCFAYPHEDRVWPAYQDAWQRLRAAYPGARLVIVSNTAGTADDKDELQARALERNTGVAVLRHATKKPGCKNEVLRYLYEKRLVDRPEEVAVVGDRLLTDMVMARQMGACGVWVRDGVRLSSSPIVAFEKRLYEYLRPDN is encoded by the coding sequence ATGGTTTTTGGGTTGAACCTGAGTGGGACGCTCAACGCATGCAAACTGCTGGTGAACCCACGCCTATGTCTGCCAGATATAGTGGTTCCCACGTTTGCGGATCTTCCGATACCCCTTGGGCCTAATATCAAGGCGGTAGTTTTGGACAAAGACAACTGCTTTGCGTACCCACACGAGGACCGTGTGTGGCCCGCATACCAAGATGCGTGGCAGCGTCTTCGTGCAGCGTACCCCGGGGCACGGCTAGTGATTGTGAGCAACACTGCCGGTACTGCGGATGATAAGGATGAGCTGCAAGCACGGGCGCTAGAGCGCAATACAGGGGTCGCGGTTCTGCGGCACGCCACCAAGAAGCCCGGTTGTAAAAACGAAGTGCTGCGCTATCTGTACGAGAAGCGGCTGGTGGACCGCCCCGAAGAGGTGGCTGTTGTGGGCGACCGTTTGCTGACAGATATGGTAATGGCACGGCAGATGGGAGCATGCGGGGTGTGGGTTCGAGACGGTGTCCGTCTGTCAAGCAGCCCGATTGTTGCGTTTGAGAAACGCCTTTACGAGTATTTGAGGCCGGACAATTGA
- a CDS encoding AER393W-Ap (NOHBY541; No homolog in Saccharomyces cerevisiae; Syntenic homolog of Saccharomyces kluyveri SAKL0G07436g) has product MSIKQGRPHRFLTIQDYRSLRYSRMFLILHCISVCFIIILQIFAFPFQIIRNGCSLVLWMFYLHVCMFSASQLVLFKALRKSISVAVFAMLTVYVCLSMLSTTFTTWSMFKTISNSTEEYVITIIGPVHIDVTQRIILISVISFFMSCISSSLLISSFIFYKFSYSEHKKFKHWLRHGTVRNNLLLMNQNDKHVFECINVDGQAFGVADNCEGSNFEKY; this is encoded by the coding sequence ATGTCAATCAAACAAGGAAGGCCACATAGGTTCCTCACAATCCAGGATTACCGCTCCTTGCGCTATTCGCGCATGTTCCTCATTTTGCATTGCATTTCCGTCTGCTTCATTATAATATTGCAGATATTTGCGTTTCCCTTCCAAATCATCCGAAATGGCTGCTCATTGGTTCTTTGGATGTTCTACCTTCATGTATGCATGTTCTCGGCTTCTCAATTAGTGTTATTCAAGGCCTTGCGCAAAAGCATCTCGGTGGCTGTATTTGCAATGCTCACGGTATATGTATGTTTGTCAATGCTGAGCACAACCTTTACCACGTGGAGTATGTTTAAGACGATTAGCAACAGCACGGAGGAGTATGTAATCACCATTATTGGACCGGTGCATATAGATGTGACTCAGCGAATTATTCTGATATCTGTCATTTCTTTCTTCATGTCATGTATCTCATCCAGCCTACTCATCTCGTCATTTATCTTCTATAAATTCAGTTACTCCGAGCACAAGAAGTTCAAGCACTGGTTGCGACACGGGACTGTCAGGAATAACCTTCTGTTAATGAATCAGAATGACAAGCATGTGTTTGAGTGTATCAATGTGGATGGTCAAGCTTTCGGCGTCGCGGACAATTGTGAAGGGAGTAACTTTGAAAAATATTAG